One Candidatus Campbellbacteria bacterium genomic window carries:
- a CDS encoding type II toxin-antitoxin system death-on-curing family toxin, with product MAEVEFTAFALAKELMTWDEPIPDFRTRLPNALESCLDVPFTSFDQKDMYRGLVEKSTMLFYLMIKNHPFQNGNKRVAIMTLLVFLAHNNKWIKMDQNDLYNFAVGIAKSRPTSREKVLQNIRVTIKKYLINFIQ from the coding sequence ATGGCAGAGGTGGAATTTACTGCTTTTGCGTTAGCAAAAGAGCTAATGACATGGGATGAGCCGATACCTGACTTTAGGACACGTCTTCCCAACGCGCTTGAAAGTTGTTTAGATGTTCCATTTACCAGCTTTGACCAAAAAGATATGTATAGAGGGTTGGTTGAAAAATCAACGATGTTGTTTTATTTGATGATAAAAAATCATCCATTTCAAAACGGCAATAAAAGAGTCGCTATTATGACACTACTTGTTTTTCTAGCACACAATAATAAATGGATAAAGATGGATCAGAACGATTTATATAATTTTGCAGTTGGTATTGCAAAAAGCCGTCCGACGTCACGTGAAAAAGTGTTACAAAATATCCGGGTAACGATAAAAAAATACCTTATAAACTTTATCCAGTAG
- a CDS encoding helix-turn-helix domain-containing protein — protein MNRKFYSTAEVAKILHLSRVEVFRKIKSKRLRAEKIGRNYVIAHEDLLEALGQAVGSSRKQKIETAVKKAVKEYGGAFRRLAKE, from the coding sequence ATGAACAGAAAATTTTATTCCACGGCAGAGGTAGCAAAAATATTGCACTTAAGTCGTGTGGAGGTTTTTAGAAAAATAAAGAGTAAAAGACTAAGGGCCGAAAAAATAGGACGTAATTATGTAATCGCCCACGAAGATCTTTTGGAAGCGTTGGGTCAGGCTGTTGGTTCAAGTAGAAAACAAAAAATTGAAACGGCAGTGAAAAAGGCCGTGAAAGAGTACGGAGGAGCATTCAGGAGATTGGCCAAGGAATGA
- a CDS encoding SDR family oxidoreductase has protein sequence MEERSHKTKTILITGIGKGIGKALAQKFLAEGNRVIGTALTGAVDFSDPNLSVFHLDIRSEESIEKCVADIKNTGHTIDILINNIGVLLDEDETVVVMDKLRGTLEVNLIGTIGFTEKAISLLSEGAHLLTITSSAGSITQVATESHFPGHYPAYKISKAALNMYVKTLSERLKGKAIVSAVHPGWVKTDMGGQEADVTPEDAADGIYTLALSQPETGHFWFRDKELPW, from the coding sequence ATGGAAGAGCGTTCACACAAAACAAAAACAATTCTCATTACGGGAATAGGCAAAGGAATTGGGAAGGCGCTTGCGCAAAAATTTCTCGCGGAAGGAAACCGTGTTATTGGTACAGCACTAACGGGTGCCGTTGATTTTTCTGATCCAAACCTCTCCGTGTTTCATCTAGATATACGAAGTGAAGAAAGTATAGAGAAATGCGTTGCAGACATTAAAAATACAGGGCATACGATAGATATTCTCATTAATAACATCGGCGTGCTTCTTGATGAAGACGAGACGGTAGTTGTTATGGACAAACTGCGAGGAACGTTAGAAGTAAATCTTATCGGCACGATTGGTTTTACTGAAAAAGCCATTTCTCTTTTGTCTGAGGGAGCCCATCTTCTAACCATCACCTCCTCGGCTGGCTCAATCACTCAAGTAGCGACCGAGAGTCATTTTCCTGGACACTATCCTGCATACAAAATTTCAAAGGCCGCTCTCAATATGTATGTCAAAACACTTTCAGAGAGGTTGAAAGGGAAGGCGATTGTTTCTGCAGTTCATCCTGGGTGGGTAAAGACCGACATGGGTGGACAAGAGGCCGATGTAACACCGGAAGATGCCGCTGATGGAATCTATACTCTTGCCCTCTCTCAACCTGAAACAGGACACTTTTGGTTTAGAGACAAAGAATTGCCGTGGTAA
- a CDS encoding pentapeptide repeat-containing protein, with translation MEIRKPVLNKGILKKKTFTNISVTELEGVFIVGGSLENQNIEDIKIDTSALEDISFQSSKVKDIQCIDSTLTGANFAGASFEQTYFERVLITKSRFQGTQFMGCVVRDVMIEKSKCADVSFRFAKIKDVVFLGCDLENADFMGASMENVVFKDCSLRNS, from the coding sequence ATGGAAATAAGAAAACCCGTTTTAAATAAAGGTATTCTGAAAAAGAAAACTTTTACGAATATTTCCGTGACGGAACTTGAGGGTGTTTTTATTGTTGGTGGTTCTTTAGAAAATCAGAATATTGAAGATATAAAAATTGATACCAGCGCCCTAGAAGACATCTCCTTTCAATCCTCAAAAGTAAAAGATATACAATGTATTGATTCAACCCTCACAGGTGCTAACTTTGCCGGAGCTTCCTTTGAACAAACTTATTTTGAAAGAGTTTTAATAACAAAAAGTCGTTTCCAAGGGACACAGTTTATGGGGTGTGTTGTCCGTGATGTGATGATTGAGAAATCAAAGTGTGCAGATGTATCATTTAGGTTTGCAAAAATAAAAGATGTGGTTTTTCTTGGTTGTGATTTAGAAAATGCCGACTTCATGGGGGCTAGTATGGAGAATGTTGTGTTTAAGGATTGCAGTCTTAGGAATTCATAA
- the pyrF gene encoding orotidine-5'-phosphate decarboxylase, translating into MSVSEKVIVATDELPLGACLDLARAIGQQVYAFKVHNLYDMDPSIVTQLHKAGARRVWVDAKLHDIPNTVRLRAQAFADAGADIITVHASGGIEMMMAALQSGIPEIFAITVLTSLSEEETHLLHGQPSKAAVLYLARMAKLAGMQGVVCSPKEVGILSKRPELKGLTLVTPGVRSVGKDAGDQQRVDTPLAALNAGASYLVVGRQLTKAPDPVAALAQLEEEIAEVI; encoded by the coding sequence ATGAGCGTGAGTGAGAAGGTTATCGTAGCCACAGACGAGCTTCCTCTCGGTGCGTGCTTGGATTTGGCGCGCGCCATCGGGCAACAGGTCTATGCGTTCAAGGTTCACAACCTGTACGATATGGACCCGTCCATCGTCACCCAGCTTCACAAGGCAGGTGCGCGACGCGTCTGGGTTGACGCGAAACTTCACGACATCCCGAACACGGTCAGGCTTCGTGCTCAGGCATTCGCCGACGCAGGTGCAGACATCATCACGGTGCATGCATCGGGTGGTATCGAAATGATGATGGCCGCACTTCAGAGCGGTATTCCCGAGATCTTTGCGATTACGGTTCTCACCTCTCTCTCGGAAGAGGAGACGCATCTATTACATGGGCAGCCGTCCAAGGCGGCAGTGCTCTACCTCGCGCGCATGGCCAAGCTTGCCGGCATGCAAGGTGTTGTCTGTTCGCCGAAGGAAGTCGGCATTCTCTCCAAACGTCCCGAGCTCAAAGGTCTCACTCTCGTGACGCCGGGAGTTCGTTCCGTCGGTAAGGATGCCGGCGACCAACAGCGTGTTGATACGCCCCTCGCGGCACTCAACGCCGGTGCGTCCTACCTCGTTGTGGGTCGCCAACTCACAAAGGCGCCCGATCCTGTCGCCGCTCTCGCCCAGCTCGAAGAAGAGATCGCCGAGGTAATCTGA
- a CDS encoding LexA family transcriptional regulator, with amino-acid sequence MLTEYTQKLHSFYEKNKRMPTYTEMAKLFGFKSKNAVFKVVEKLVEAGAVTKDYLGRLTPTMLFGEVKMLGFIEAGIPSPTEEHEFDSLTLDEWLINDHNATFILKVKGDSMVDAGIFEGDFVLVERTDTWKVGNIVVADIDGLWTLKYLRRNAEGYYLQPGNKKYQNIYPQEELKIGAVVRSVIRRYEK; translated from the coding sequence ATGCTTACCGAGTACACACAAAAACTTCATTCGTTTTATGAAAAGAATAAACGAATGCCAACGTATACAGAGATGGCGAAGCTTTTCGGTTTTAAATCTAAAAACGCAGTTTTTAAAGTTGTTGAAAAACTTGTTGAAGCGGGTGCAGTAACCAAAGATTATCTCGGACGTCTCACACCAACAATGCTCTTTGGTGAAGTAAAAATGCTCGGCTTCATTGAGGCGGGTATTCCGTCACCAACAGAAGAACACGAATTTGATTCTCTTACGCTTGATGAGTGGCTCATCAACGATCACAATGCGACATTCATTCTTAAGGTAAAAGGGGACTCCATGGTGGACGCGGGAATTTTTGAAGGAGATTTCGTACTTGTTGAACGCACCGACACATGGAAGGTGGGGAATATTGTGGTTGCTGACATTGATGGGTTGTGGACACTCAAATATTTACGTCGTAATGCAGAGGGCTACTATCTCCAACCGGGAAACAAAAAATATCAGAATATCTATCCCCAAGAGGAACTCAAAATTGGTGCAGTGGTCCGCTCGGTGATTCGACGGTACGAAAAATAG
- a CDS encoding metal-sensitive transcriptional regulator, with amino-acid sequence MHTHIHKNVENRLKRIEGQVRGLQKMVVEGKYCIDVITQSSAIRNALASVEDLMLQNHLTQHVVHQMKHGKETKAAQEILKVYKLKRK; translated from the coding sequence ATGCATACACACATACATAAAAACGTTGAAAACCGTCTCAAACGTATTGAGGGGCAAGTTCGTGGTTTACAGAAAATGGTTGTAGAGGGTAAGTACTGTATTGATGTTATTACCCAATCATCGGCCATCAGAAATGCACTTGCCTCGGTGGAGGACTTAATGTTGCAAAACCACTTGACGCAACACGTAGTGCACCAGATGAAACACGGCAAAGAAACGAAGGCGGCACAGGAGATTCTCAAAGTGTACAAACTCAAACGAAAATAA
- a CDS encoding heavy metal translocating P-type ATPase — MDTTKTYNIKGMHCASCAAIIEKTFKKTDGVTSVQVNYGTETAKVSFDESKTNPTDLSKKIEPLGYSLRLPDSPSVKETSPVRGREDMERSSDSNGMGMSEDEHSAHLGLNQSKKEKLAELADMKSKIISVIPLTIISTIILVWDIVARFNSGAAMPEFWSEFFHHLLPIMATYTLFVVGQPYLLGFYRFLRYGKANMDTLIGIGTSVAFLYSFIVTAFEETLRPFINVDNTYYDVTIIVIAFIAFGKYLEARSKLKTGDAIEKLLNLQAKTALVIRDGKEIEIPVNEVKHGDVLVVKPGAKIPVDGTIMEGSSFVDESMVTGEPMPAQKKVGDSVVAGTINTTGSFTFTATKVGSETLLAQIIHMVEEAQGSKAPIQALADKISGVFVPIVLVIAFVTLGTWLLVGTQYLGFSQALSFGLVSFVGILVIACPCALGLATPTAIIVGVGKGAKEGILIKDAATLEKLHKVDTVIVDKTGTITIGKPTLVDIQNFSKMSDDELVSLLASLEKKSEHPIAHAIVSYVQDKAISVEDASNFEGIQGKGVTATVKGIQYYAGNVKLISDLGTSFDASKIETFTAQGKTPVILATKESVLGFVMVADEIKIESKQAIADLHKLGIKVVMLTGDDEKAAKYMASLVGIDDVVAHVLPQDKLAKIKELQSRGRIVAMAGDGVNDAPALAQADVGIAMGTGTDVAIESAGITLLGGDISKLVKAIKLSKMTMWGIKQNLFWAFIYNIVGIPLAAGVFYPVFGWLLSPVFAGFAMAMSSVSVVSNSLRIKTKKL, encoded by the coding sequence ATGGATACTACAAAAACATACAACATAAAAGGAATGCACTGTGCGTCATGCGCAGCAATTATTGAGAAAACCTTTAAGAAAACAGACGGTGTTACATCCGTACAAGTAAACTATGGCACAGAAACCGCAAAAGTTTCTTTCGATGAGTCAAAAACAAACCCAACAGATCTTTCAAAGAAGATAGAGCCACTCGGATACTCTCTACGCTTGCCAGATAGCCCGAGTGTGAAAGAAACGAGTCCCGTTAGAGGCCGCGAAGACATGGAGCGGTCTTCTGACTCTAATGGGATGGGAATGTCTGAGGATGAACATTCGGCACATCTCGGTCTTAATCAATCCAAAAAAGAGAAATTGGCAGAACTGGCTGACATGAAAAGTAAAATTATTTCAGTTATTCCACTTACCATCATCAGTACCATCATTTTAGTGTGGGATATTGTTGCGCGATTTAACTCAGGCGCCGCAATGCCGGAGTTTTGGAGTGAATTCTTTCACCACCTACTTCCTATAATGGCGACCTATACACTTTTTGTTGTAGGACAGCCATATCTTCTTGGTTTTTACAGATTTCTTCGTTATGGCAAAGCAAACATGGATACGCTTATCGGTATTGGTACGTCCGTGGCGTTCCTCTACAGTTTTATTGTTACTGCGTTTGAAGAAACATTACGACCATTCATTAATGTAGATAATACGTACTATGACGTTACCATTATTGTTATTGCCTTCATTGCATTTGGTAAATATCTTGAGGCGCGTTCAAAATTAAAGACAGGAGATGCGATTGAAAAACTTCTCAATTTGCAGGCAAAAACAGCACTCGTGATTCGTGATGGAAAAGAAATAGAGATTCCGGTGAATGAGGTGAAACACGGAGACGTACTTGTCGTAAAACCCGGCGCAAAAATTCCTGTTGACGGGACAATCATGGAAGGCTCTTCGTTTGTGGACGAGTCCATGGTGACAGGAGAGCCGATGCCTGCACAGAAAAAAGTGGGGGATAGTGTTGTTGCTGGAACCATTAATACCACAGGTTCATTTACATTCACCGCAACAAAAGTTGGCTCGGAGACACTGCTTGCTCAGATTATTCACATGGTTGAAGAGGCACAGGGAAGCAAGGCACCGATTCAGGCACTCGCAGATAAGATATCTGGTGTCTTTGTCCCAATTGTGCTCGTTATTGCCTTCGTAACTCTGGGTACATGGCTTCTTGTGGGGACACAATACCTCGGATTCTCACAAGCACTTTCATTTGGGCTCGTGTCGTTCGTGGGAATTTTGGTGATTGCGTGTCCGTGCGCACTAGGGCTCGCAACGCCGACGGCAATTATCGTTGGAGTGGGCAAAGGTGCAAAAGAAGGTATTCTTATTAAAGATGCAGCAACATTAGAGAAATTACATAAGGTGGATACGGTTATTGTGGACAAAACAGGAACCATCACCATTGGAAAACCAACACTTGTTGATATTCAGAATTTCTCAAAAATGTCAGATGATGAACTTGTATCACTTCTTGCATCACTTGAGAAAAAATCAGAACATCCTATTGCACACGCAATTGTGTCGTATGTACAAGATAAGGCTATTAGTGTTGAAGATGCTTCAAATTTTGAAGGAATTCAAGGAAAGGGTGTGACGGCAACGGTCAAAGGAATTCAGTACTATGCGGGAAATGTAAAATTGATTTCAGACCTCGGCACTTCTTTTGATGCTTCAAAAATTGAAACGTTTACCGCGCAAGGAAAAACTCCAGTTATTCTTGCGACGAAAGAGAGCGTTCTCGGGTTTGTTATGGTTGCTGATGAAATAAAAATAGAATCAAAACAGGCAATTGCAGATCTTCACAAACTCGGAATCAAAGTGGTGATGCTCACCGGAGATGATGAGAAGGCGGCGAAATACATGGCATCTCTTGTTGGTATTGATGACGTGGTAGCACATGTGTTGCCACAGGACAAGTTGGCAAAAATAAAAGAATTGCAGTCGCGGGGACGTATTGTTGCTATGGCAGGAGATGGAGTGAATGACGCACCGGCACTTGCTCAAGCGGATGTTGGTATTGCGATGGGTACAGGAACTGATGTTGCCATAGAATCAGCAGGCATTACGCTTCTTGGTGGAGATATCTCAAAGCTAGTGAAAGCAATTAAGCTTTCAAAGATGACCATGTGGGGAATCAAGCAAAACTTGTTCTGGGCGTTTATTTACAACATCGTTGGTATTCCACTTGCTGCAGGAGTATTTTATCCAGTTTTTGGATGGCTACTCTCTCCGGTGTTTGCTGGTTTTGCGATGGCAATGTCTTCAGTGTCTGTGGTATCAAATTCCTTACGAATTAAAACTAAAAAATTATAA
- a CDS encoding DUF305 domain-containing protein, translating to MNNKIIFGIGGIIAGLLLAFILTPGGFFGYRTAGFRMMGFDTEGVGNTQVMNGIDRHFIEQMIPHHEGAIAMATLALQKAVHPEIKTLAQAILVAQTKENVDMRVWYGEWFGTDAPENTLSMMGGMMSQRGMHMGGQEDINKLNTAADFDKEFIEQMIPHHQMAIMMAQMLKAGTSRLEMLTLANNITESQSKEIEQMESWYKSWYK from the coding sequence ATGAATAATAAAATTATTTTTGGAATCGGAGGAATCATTGCCGGCCTCCTGCTGGCGTTCATTCTTACACCTGGGGGTTTTTTCGGGTACCGTACCGCAGGATTTAGAATGATGGGCTTTGATACTGAAGGCGTAGGGAATACCCAAGTGATGAATGGTATTGATAGACATTTTATTGAACAGATGATACCGCACCACGAGGGAGCCATAGCAATGGCTACCCTTGCACTACAAAAGGCAGTGCATCCAGAAATTAAAACATTGGCGCAGGCAATCCTTGTGGCCCAAACAAAAGAAAATGTAGATATGAGAGTATGGTACGGAGAGTGGTTCGGTACAGATGCCCCCGAGAACACCCTTTCCATGATGGGGGGGATGATGTCACAAAGAGGAATGCATATGGGTGGGCAGGAAGATATAAACAAACTGAACACTGCCGCAGATTTTGACAAGGAGTTTATTGAACAGATGATACCGCACCACCAAATGGCAATTATGATGGCACAGATGCTAAAAGCTGGGACCAGCAGACTGGAAATGTTAACTCTTGCAAATAATATTACCGAATCGCAGTCAAAAGAAATAGAACAAATGGAAAGTTGGTATAAGAGTTGGTATAAGTAA